The Nitrogeniibacter aestuarii genome has a window encoding:
- a CDS encoding roadblock/LC7 domain-containing protein, which produces MDKKLNRILTDIDAMNGVEGSAIVDFRSGMVIYTSPGFDDEATPLAEATSDYWRLYERQSGAFNALGPLKISIMIHEKKRLTMLPCGEGLMCLVQTAKVDDIDWLELQRKVLCLHNTFLNGPSGG; this is translated from the coding sequence ATGGACAAGAAACTCAACCGCATTCTCACCGACATCGATGCAATGAACGGCGTCGAAGGCTCGGCGATCGTCGATTTTCGCAGTGGCATGGTGATCTATACCTCGCCCGGTTTCGACGACGAGGCCACACCCCTGGCCGAAGCCACAAGCGACTACTGGCGCCTTTACGAGCGTCAGTCGGGGGCGTTCAACGCACTCGGCCCTTTGAAGATCTCGATCATGATCCACGAGAAGAAACGCCTGACCATGCTGCCCTGTGGCGAGGGGCTGATGTGTCTGGTGCAGACAGCCAAGGTCGACGATATCGACTGGCTCGAACTGCAACGCAAGGTCCTGTGCTTGCATAACACCTTTCTTAATGGCCCCAGCGGTGGCTGA
- a CDS encoding roadblock/LC7 domain-containing protein, which translates to MSPSPISNDVRQQVLRVIDETFATTKGIRAVVAATADGFDVACIAPGGANATRVAATASSIAAIGQAVGRETGLGANRSVTLDCADGYVVVASTQHAGFDLVISVVTTRDALLGQINYLITQMSQKLLG; encoded by the coding sequence ATGAGCCCCTCCCCCATATCCAACGATGTTCGCCAACAGGTCTTGCGCGTCATCGACGAGACCTTTGCGACAACCAAAGGTATTCGCGCCGTCGTGGCCGCTACCGCCGATGGTTTCGACGTGGCATGCATCGCCCCGGGTGGCGCCAATGCAACCCGGGTTGCAGCCACCGCCAGTTCGATTGCAGCCATCGGCCAGGCGGTCGGGCGCGAGACCGGGCTCGGCGCAAACCGCTCGGTCACCCTCGACTGTGCCGACGGCTATGTCGTCGTGGCATCGACCCAACATGCCGGATTCGATCTGGTGATCAGCGTGGTCACCACCCGGGACGCCCTTCTGGGCCAGATCAACTATCTCATCACGCAGATGAGTCAGAAATTGCTGGGCTGA
- a CDS encoding error-prone DNA polymerase, translating to MRAWGQSPPRYAELHCLSNYSFLRGASHPEELVAQAVKLGYAGLAITDECSLAGAVRAHEGLKEVASHLGTTPEALDFTLIYGAEFTLNCGLKLVLLACDRAGYGNLSALITLGRRRAPKGEYVLSRGDLERLAPAPVMPGCLALWVPHDEATGADARWFAERFAGRGWVAVELLGGPDDGGQLSRLTSLAGSVNLPLMAAGDVHMHVRGRRPLQDTLTALRHRCSVFEAGHRLFPNGERHLRQPLRLARLYPSALIAETGRLIERCHFSLDELRYEYPQEVVPQGETPTSYLRRETEAGLQRRYPDGVPGTVRETAEKELALIAELQYEPFFLTVYDIVCFARREGILCQGRGSAANSVVCFALGITEVDPQRAALLFERFISRERNEAPDIDVDFEHERREIVIQYIYGKYGRDRAALAATVIRYRTRGAVRDVGRALGFSLEQVAALTRSMAWWDKRDQLPQRLREVGLDPDSPRVSKWLALTEQIIGFPRHLSQHVGGFIISEGPIARLVPVENAAMPDRSVIQWDKEDLESLGLLKVDVLALGMLSVIRRALVMAGERRGHPLGLKDIPDGDSDTFDALCAADSIGVFQVESRAQMAMLPRLKPRQFYDLVVQVAIVRPGPIQGDMVHPYLTRRNDRAAAERELARLPPPVRTVLARTLGVSIFQEQVMKLAEVAAGFTPGEADELRRAMASWRRKGHMQVFKDRLRAGMAERGYDAHFAEALCRQIEGFGEYGFPESHAASFALLAYASAWLKCHEPEAFLAALLNSQPMGFYRPAQLIQDARRHGVRVLPVDVIHSGWESHLHFDGRERPAVRLGLREIHGLAQAAGERIETARQHAPFASLSDLATRADLSRSELDRLASADALKSLSGHRREALWATSGLHRQGDLFDIAPPQETAVRLPAQSESESLVSDYATQGFTLGRHPLALLRGQLTERRFLKASDLLVTNHDALVRVAGIITCRQRPGTASGVVFVTLEDETGMSNVIVYAGLAEKQRRELLGAHFLGVYGQLQREGSVVHVLAKRLVDLSEWLSEISTRSRDFH from the coding sequence ATGCGAGCCTGGGGGCAGTCACCTCCCCGCTACGCCGAACTGCACTGCCTCTCCAACTACAGCTTTCTGCGCGGTGCGTCTCACCCGGAGGAGCTGGTCGCGCAGGCGGTGAAGCTCGGTTATGCCGGGCTGGCAATCACCGATGAGTGCTCGCTGGCCGGTGCGGTGCGCGCCCATGAGGGGCTCAAGGAAGTCGCCAGCCATCTGGGTACAACTCCCGAGGCGCTCGACTTCACGCTCATCTACGGAGCCGAGTTCACCCTGAACTGCGGGCTCAAACTGGTGCTGCTGGCCTGTGATCGGGCCGGCTACGGCAATCTGTCGGCGCTCATCACGCTGGGGCGGCGGCGGGCACCCAAGGGGGAATACGTGCTGAGCCGTGGCGATCTGGAGCGCCTGGCGCCAGCGCCGGTCATGCCGGGCTGTCTGGCCCTGTGGGTGCCCCATGACGAAGCGACCGGGGCCGACGCCCGCTGGTTTGCCGAGCGTTTTGCCGGACGAGGCTGGGTGGCGGTGGAGCTGCTGGGCGGGCCGGATGATGGTGGCCAGCTCAGTCGCCTGACATCATTGGCTGGGTCGGTGAACCTGCCCTTGATGGCGGCCGGTGATGTACACATGCATGTACGCGGTCGCCGCCCCCTGCAGGACACCCTCACGGCCCTGCGCCATCGCTGCTCGGTCTTCGAGGCCGGGCACCGCCTCTTCCCCAACGGCGAGCGTCATCTGCGCCAGCCGCTGCGGCTGGCACGTCTGTATCCGTCCGCCCTGATTGCCGAGACCGGCCGCCTGATCGAACGCTGCCACTTTTCGCTCGACGAGTTGCGCTACGAGTACCCACAGGAGGTGGTCCCCCAGGGCGAGACACCCACCAGCTATCTGCGCCGGGAGACTGAAGCCGGGCTGCAGCGCCGCTATCCTGACGGCGTGCCCGGGACGGTGCGCGAAACGGCTGAAAAGGAACTGGCGCTGATTGCCGAACTCCAGTACGAACCCTTTTTCCTCACGGTCTATGACATCGTCTGTTTCGCGCGACGTGAAGGCATCCTCTGCCAGGGGCGCGGCTCGGCGGCCAACTCGGTGGTGTGCTTCGCGCTGGGCATCACCGAGGTGGACCCACAGCGCGCCGCCCTGCTCTTCGAGCGATTCATCTCGCGCGAGCGCAACGAGGCTCCGGACATCGATGTGGATTTCGAGCACGAACGGCGCGAGATCGTCATCCAGTACATCTACGGCAAATACGGCCGCGACCGGGCCGCGCTGGCAGCGACGGTGATCCGCTATCGCACGCGCGGCGCGGTGCGCGACGTGGGCCGGGCGCTGGGCTTCAGCCTGGAGCAGGTGGCCGCCCTGACCCGCTCCATGGCCTGGTGGGACAAGCGCGACCAGTTGCCCCAGCGGCTGCGCGAAGTGGGGCTGGACCCGGACAGCCCGCGGGTGAGCAAGTGGCTGGCGCTCACCGAGCAGATCATCGGCTTTCCACGCCATCTGTCGCAGCATGTGGGCGGTTTCATCATCTCCGAAGGGCCCATCGCCCGGCTGGTGCCGGTGGAAAACGCCGCCATGCCCGATCGCTCGGTCATCCAGTGGGACAAGGAAGACCTGGAATCCCTCGGCCTGCTCAAGGTGGACGTACTGGCGCTGGGCATGCTCTCGGTCATTCGTCGGGCACTGGTCATGGCCGGGGAAAGACGTGGGCATCCACTGGGCCTCAAGGACATCCCCGATGGCGACAGCGACACCTTCGACGCCCTGTGCGCGGCGGACTCCATCGGCGTGTTTCAGGTCGAATCGCGTGCGCAGATGGCCATGCTCCCCCGCCTCAAGCCCCGCCAGTTCTACGACCTGGTGGTGCAGGTGGCCATCGTGCGCCCGGGGCCGATCCAGGGCGACATGGTTCATCCGTATCTGACCCGCCGCAACGACCGCGCCGCCGCCGAGCGCGAACTGGCCCGCCTGCCGCCACCGGTGCGCACGGTCCTGGCGCGCACACTGGGCGTGTCGATTTTTCAGGAACAGGTGATGAAGCTGGCCGAAGTGGCGGCCGGCTTCACCCCCGGCGAGGCCGATGAACTGCGCCGCGCCATGGCCTCGTGGCGGCGCAAGGGCCACATGCAGGTGTTCAAGGACCGTCTGCGCGCCGGCATGGCCGAGCGTGGTTACGATGCCCACTTTGCCGAGGCCTTGTGCCGACAGATCGAAGGCTTTGGTGAATACGGTTTTCCCGAATCCCATGCCGCCAGTTTCGCCCTGCTTGCCTACGCCTCGGCCTGGCTCAAGTGCCACGAGCCCGAGGCCTTTCTGGCCGCACTGCTCAACAGCCAACCCATGGGCTTCTACCGGCCAGCCCAGCTGATTCAGGACGCACGGCGTCACGGCGTCCGGGTGCTGCCGGTGGATGTCATCCACAGCGGCTGGGAGAGCCATCTGCACTTTGACGGGCGCGAACGCCCGGCCGTGCGACTGGGCCTGCGGGAAATCCATGGTCTGGCGCAGGCTGCAGGCGAGCGCATCGAAACCGCCCGCCAACACGCGCCTTTTGCCAGTCTGAGCGATCTGGCCACGCGCGCCGATCTCAGCCGGTCGGAACTGGACCGCCTGGCCAGCGCCGATGCGCTCAAGTCGCTCAGCGGACACCGGCGCGAAGCCCTGTGGGCCACCAGCGGGCTGCATCGTCAGGGTGACCTGTTCGATATCGCGCCGCCACAGGAAACCGCTGTGCGCCTGCCGGCGCAATCCGAAAGCGAATCGCTGGTCAGTGACTACGCCACCCAGGGCTTCACCCTGGGCCGGCACCCACTCGCCCTGCTACGAGGACAACTGACTGAGCGCCGCTTTCTCAAGGCCAGTGACCTGCTGGTCACCAATCACGATGCGCTGGTGCGGGTGGCCGGCATCATCACCTGCCGCCAACGTCCGGGCACGGCCAGCGGTGTGGTGTTCGTGACCCTGGAAGACGAAACCGGCATGAGCAACGTGATCGTCTATGCCGGACTGGCCGAAAAGCAACGGCGCGAGCTGCTGGGAGCCCACTTCCTGGGGGTTTATGGTCAGCTCCAGCGCGAAGGTTCGGTGGTTCATGTGCTGGCCAAACGGCTGGTGGACCTGAGTGAATGGCTCAGTGAAATCAGCACCAGAAGTCGTGACTTTCATTAA
- a CDS encoding GTP-binding protein codes for MAEYKILITGTVGAGKTTAISAVADGPVVDTDVRNSDPSVSKATTTVGLDFGEMTLDNGDRIRLFGTPGQARFDFLWRSLSENAIGIIILSDNSRPDPLADVAAYLDAFADQLKSVPCTIGVGRMDTHPHPSLDDYVELATARGAILPTLDVDVRKRDDVALLIDTLLAQVSTEA; via the coding sequence ATGGCAGAGTACAAGATCCTCATTACCGGCACCGTGGGTGCCGGCAAGACAACCGCAATTTCCGCCGTCGCTGACGGCCCGGTGGTGGATACCGATGTCAGGAATTCGGACCCGAGCGTCAGCAAGGCAACCACGACAGTGGGGCTGGATTTCGGCGAGATGACGCTCGATAACGGTGATCGGATCCGCCTGTTCGGCACACCGGGTCAGGCTCGATTCGACTTTCTGTGGCGCTCACTGTCCGAGAACGCGATCGGCATCATCATTCTGAGCGACAACTCCCGGCCCGATCCACTGGCCGATGTCGCCGCCTATCTGGATGCGTTCGCCGACCAACTCAAGAGCGTGCCGTGCACCATCGGTGTCGGCCGGATGGACACCCATCCCCACCCGTCGCTGGACGACTACGTCGAACTGGCCACCGCGCGTGGCGCCATTCTGCCCACACTCGACGTCGATGTTCGCAAACGCGACGACGTCGCCCTGCTGATCGATACCTTGCTGGCCCAGGTCAGCACCGAAGCCTGA